The following proteins are encoded in a genomic region of Mycobacterium sp. 155:
- a CDS encoding AI-2E family transporter, producing MASWELRSDGAAVTPVVRQAAAWAWRLLVIVIAIATLLEILRRLGVVVVPVALALLVTALLLPAVDLLDRIGAPRGVAVALVMVAGLAVLSGILAFVITQFIDGVPGLVEQVTHSIDSTRDWLIKGPAHLSRDQVNHIGDTAIQSLRNHQEQLTTGALSTAGTLSEIVTGALLGLFTVIFFLLDGRNIWRFSTLIVPLGVRERIRKAGNAGFHSLIGYIRATSLVAFVDAAGIGTALAIMGVPLALPLASVVFLGAFVPLIGALVSGFLAIVVALLAKGLLYALITLGVIVAVMQIEAHVLQPLVMGRAVSIHPLAIVLGIAAGGVLAGVVGALIAVPTIAFLNSAVRVLMSERTPPRDSAVDDDVDTRPVHRKAGE from the coding sequence ATGGCGTCGTGGGAGTTGCGCTCGGATGGCGCGGCGGTGACGCCTGTTGTGCGCCAAGCCGCGGCGTGGGCTTGGCGGCTGCTGGTGATCGTCATCGCTATCGCGACCCTGCTGGAGATACTGCGCCGTCTCGGGGTGGTGGTCGTGCCGGTGGCACTTGCACTTCTGGTCACGGCGTTGCTACTGCCCGCGGTAGACCTGCTCGACCGTATCGGCGCACCACGGGGAGTAGCTGTCGCGCTCGTGATGGTGGCGGGACTGGCTGTCCTGAGCGGAATACTGGCCTTCGTCATCACCCAGTTCATCGATGGCGTCCCAGGTCTGGTCGAACAGGTCACGCACAGCATCGACTCGACACGTGACTGGCTGATCAAGGGGCCCGCGCACTTGAGCCGCGATCAGGTCAACCACATCGGTGACACAGCGATTCAGTCCCTGCGCAACCATCAGGAACAATTGACGACCGGAGCACTGTCCACCGCAGGGACGCTGTCGGAGATCGTCACCGGCGCGCTCCTAGGGCTTTTTACCGTGATCTTCTTCCTTCTCGACGGCCGCAACATCTGGCGATTCAGCACCCTGATCGTGCCGTTGGGTGTGCGCGAGCGGATTCGCAAGGCGGGCAATGCCGGATTCCATTCGTTGATTGGCTACATCCGGGCGACCTCGCTGGTCGCTTTCGTCGATGCGGCCGGCATCGGCACCGCTCTCGCCATCATGGGGGTTCCGTTGGCGTTGCCGTTGGCGTCGGTGGTGTTCCTCGGCGCGTTCGTCCCGTTGATCGGGGCGCTGGTATCCGGCTTTCTGGCCATCGTGGTGGCACTGCTGGCCAAAGGACTGCTGTATGCGCTCATCACGCTCGGGGTCATCGTGGCCGTCATGCAGATCGAGGCGCACGTCTTGCAGCCGTTGGTGATGGGGCGGGCGGTGTCCATCCATCCACTGGCGATCGTCCTCGGTATCGCTGCCGGCGGGGTTTTGGCCGGCGTGGTGGGGGCGCTGATCGCGGTGCCGACCATCGCGTTTCTGAACAGCGCTGTGCGGGTGTTGATGAGCGAACGGACGCCCCCTCGCGACAGTGCCGTGGACGACGACGTGGATACCCGCCCTGTGCACCGAAAAGCGGGGGAGTGA
- a CDS encoding glycoside hydrolase family 65 protein, producing MINDGAFPVEPWRVRETELQLNLIAQTESVFALSNGHIGFRGNLDEGEPHGLPGTYLNSFFELRPLPYAEAGYGYPEDGQSLINVTNGKVLRLLVDDEPFDVRYGELIEHERTLDFRAGTLTRRARWCSPAGKQVLLQWTRLVSLCHRSVAAIEFIIQPVGEFARITVQSELVANEDQPSTSPDPRAAAILSHPLTSVAHEGHGQQALLMHRTRSSKLTMAAAMDHLVDVPGRVEVSTETSADLARTTVICGLRPGQRLRIVKLLAYGWSSLRSRPALRDQVAGAMAGARYTGWQGLLDSQREYLDEFWDNADVEVEGDARCQQAVRFGLFHVLQAGARAERRAIPSKGLTGPGYDGHAFWDTEGYVLPVLTYTWPSAAADALRWRASTLDLARERAAQLELNGATFPWRTIAGQECSAYWPAGTAAWHINADIAMAFERYRIVTGDETLEAECGLPVLVETARLWCSLGHYDRHGVWHIDGVTGPDEYTAVARDNLFTNLMAAENLSIAVAACERHPDLAAGLEVTADEMVAWREAANTVHVPYDRELDVHQQCEGFTRLREWRFTDDTTYPLLLSQPYVRLYPSQVIKQADLVLAMHWLGHCFTDEQKARNVDYYEPRTARDSSLSACTQAVLCAEVGHLELAHDYVAEAALMDLRDLEHNTRDGLHVASLAGTWIALLAGFGGLRESESILALDPQLPEDITRLKFRLRWHDYRVTVDITHEAATYTLRDGSSGRLRVRHGDRDLELTTESPISVPLRKRTPLLPRPHQPPGREPCRWESPRD from the coding sequence ATGATCAACGATGGTGCTTTTCCGGTCGAGCCCTGGCGGGTGCGCGAGACCGAGCTCCAGTTGAACCTCATCGCCCAGACCGAATCGGTATTCGCGTTGTCCAATGGACACATCGGGTTTCGTGGAAATCTTGACGAGGGCGAGCCACATGGACTGCCCGGCACGTATCTGAATTCGTTCTTCGAGTTGCGTCCGTTGCCTTATGCGGAGGCCGGCTATGGCTATCCGGAAGACGGCCAGTCCCTGATCAACGTGACCAACGGAAAGGTGTTACGGCTGCTGGTCGACGATGAACCGTTCGACGTCCGCTACGGCGAATTGATCGAGCACGAACGGACGCTGGACTTCCGTGCCGGCACGTTGACGAGGCGAGCCCGCTGGTGTTCGCCGGCAGGCAAGCAGGTGTTACTGCAGTGGACCCGACTGGTGTCCCTGTGCCACCGCAGCGTCGCAGCGATCGAGTTCATCATCCAGCCGGTCGGTGAATTCGCCCGAATCACAGTGCAATCCGAACTGGTAGCGAACGAGGACCAGCCCAGCACCTCACCGGATCCGCGTGCCGCGGCGATTCTGAGCCATCCCTTGACGTCGGTGGCTCATGAGGGACACGGTCAGCAGGCGCTCTTGATGCACCGCACCCGATCGAGCAAACTGACCATGGCAGCCGCGATGGATCATCTGGTCGATGTGCCCGGCAGGGTCGAGGTCTCGACCGAGACGAGCGCGGATCTGGCTCGTACGACGGTGATCTGCGGATTGCGGCCGGGCCAACGCCTGCGCATCGTCAAACTGCTCGCCTACGGCTGGTCCAGCCTGCGGTCGCGGCCGGCCCTGCGTGATCAGGTTGCCGGCGCGATGGCCGGTGCCCGCTACACCGGATGGCAGGGACTACTCGATTCGCAGCGGGAGTACCTCGACGAGTTCTGGGACAACGCTGACGTGGAAGTCGAGGGGGATGCGCGTTGCCAGCAAGCCGTGCGGTTCGGTCTTTTTCACGTGTTGCAGGCCGGTGCCCGGGCCGAGCGACGAGCGATTCCCTCGAAAGGCTTGACCGGCCCCGGCTATGACGGCCACGCGTTCTGGGACACCGAGGGCTACGTGTTGCCGGTGTTGACCTACACCTGGCCGTCGGCGGCTGCCGATGCGCTGCGGTGGCGGGCCTCGACCCTCGATCTCGCGCGGGAACGGGCCGCACAACTGGAGTTGAACGGCGCCACGTTTCCGTGGCGCACCATCGCTGGACAGGAATGCTCGGCATACTGGCCGGCCGGTACTGCGGCCTGGCATATAAACGCGGACATAGCAATGGCTTTCGAGCGATACCGCATCGTGACCGGAGACGAGACGCTTGAGGCGGAATGCGGACTGCCGGTTCTGGTCGAGACGGCGCGGCTCTGGTGCTCGCTGGGACACTACGATCGCCACGGCGTGTGGCATATCGACGGGGTCACCGGTCCTGACGAATACACCGCGGTGGCGCGCGACAATCTGTTCACCAATCTCATGGCCGCCGAAAACTTAAGCATCGCTGTGGCCGCCTGCGAGCGCCATCCCGATCTGGCTGCGGGGCTGGAGGTTACCGCCGATGAGATGGTGGCCTGGCGAGAGGCCGCGAACACCGTGCATGTGCCCTACGACAGGGAACTGGATGTCCATCAACAGTGCGAAGGGTTCACGAGGCTGCGCGAATGGCGGTTCACCGACGACACCACCTACCCGCTGTTGCTCAGTCAGCCCTATGTGCGGCTCTACCCGTCGCAGGTGATCAAACAAGCGGACCTGGTGTTGGCGATGCACTGGCTGGGACACTGCTTCACCGACGAGCAGAAGGCCCGCAACGTCGATTACTATGAGCCGCGGACCGCCCGTGATTCGTCGTTGTCGGCGTGTACCCAGGCGGTACTGTGCGCCGAGGTCGGACATCTGGAACTGGCCCACGACTACGTCGCCGAAGCGGCGCTCATGGACCTGCGCGACCTGGAACACAACACGCGGGACGGACTGCACGTGGCGTCACTCGCCGGCACCTGGATCGCTCTGCTCGCGGGTTTCGGCGGACTACGCGAAAGCGAAAGCATTCTCGCGCTGGATCCGCAACTGCCCGAAGACATCACGCGTTTGAAGTTCCGGCTGCGTTGGCACGACTACCGGGTCACCGTGGACATTACGCACGAGGCCGCGACGTACACCTTGCGCGACGGGTCTTCCGGACGCCTGCGGGTACGCCACGGCGACCGTGATCTCGAGCTGACGACGGAGTCGCCGATCTCTGTCCCGCTGCGGAAACGAACTCCGTTGCTACCACGCCCACACCAACCTCCGGGGCGCGAACCTTGCCGTTGGGAAAGTCCACGAGATTGA
- a CDS encoding beta-phosphoglucomutase family hydrolase has translation MAEDHTEERDGDNADLGADLAPKAKAPGLPTQVRACLFDLDGVLTDTASVHERAWKSTFDEYLRRRGDGPGFSDDDYRRYVDGRTREDGVRDFLSSRHIDLPEGNPEDDARADTVHGLAIRKNELFQQLLHRDGVTVFEGSRRYLEAVSRAGVAVAVVSSSMNTRDVLDITGLDKFVACRVDGIVVGEHHLKGKPAPDPYLYAAHLLDVAPAHAAVFEDAVAGVQAGRAGHFGCVVGVDRTGSAAALWNNGADKVVGDLAELLAA, from the coding sequence ATGGCTGAAGACCACACAGAAGAACGCGATGGGGACAACGCCGACCTGGGGGCCGACCTGGCACCCAAGGCCAAGGCGCCGGGCCTGCCCACTCAGGTGCGGGCCTGCCTGTTTGACCTGGACGGTGTCCTCACCGACACCGCGAGTGTGCATGAGCGAGCGTGGAAGTCGACGTTCGACGAATACCTGCGCCGGCGTGGCGACGGACCCGGGTTCAGCGATGACGATTACCGCCGCTACGTCGACGGCCGCACCCGTGAAGACGGCGTGCGCGATTTCCTGTCCAGCCGACACATCGACCTTCCCGAGGGGAATCCGGAGGACGACGCCCGCGCCGACACCGTGCACGGGTTGGCCATCCGGAAAAACGAACTTTTCCAGCAATTGCTGCATCGCGACGGCGTCACGGTGTTCGAGGGCTCCCGCCGCTATCTTGAGGCCGTGAGCCGCGCCGGTGTCGCGGTCGCCGTCGTGTCGTCGAGCATGAACACCCGCGACGTACTCGACATCACGGGCCTCGACAAGTTCGTCGCATGCCGGGTCGACGGCATCGTGGTCGGCGAACACCATCTCAAGGGAAAACCGGCACCGGACCCGTATCTTTATGCCGCGCACCTGCTCGACGTCGCGCCGGCTCACGCGGCGGTCTTCGAGGACGCGGTCGCCGGCGTACAGGCCGGTCGGGCCGGACATTTCGGTTGCGTGGTCGGCGTCGACCGGACCGGATCGGCCGCAGCGTTGTGGAACAACGGCGCCGACAAGGTGGTCGGTGACCTCGCCGAACTGCTGGCCGCATGA
- a CDS encoding DUF6328 family protein: MDIEHPERDQRWDTRQRRETETERLDRNWSSLLQELRVTQTGVQLLTGFLLTLPFQQRFNILTAEMRLVYLATVGASVAATVLLIAPVGMHRLLFRRHRLTVLVPAAHRCAYSGLILLGAALVGVTVIVFDAVAGAIVALIAGAIALSMFALFWLAVPLFMRTGGLQPPAP, encoded by the coding sequence ATGGACATCGAACATCCGGAACGGGATCAGCGCTGGGATACTCGGCAGCGTCGGGAGACCGAAACCGAACGACTAGACCGTAATTGGTCGAGTCTGCTGCAGGAACTGCGGGTCACCCAAACCGGTGTCCAACTGCTGACGGGGTTTTTGCTGACGTTGCCGTTTCAGCAACGATTCAATATTCTCACCGCTGAGATGCGATTGGTCTATCTCGCCACAGTCGGTGCGTCGGTTGCTGCCACTGTGCTGTTGATCGCACCGGTCGGGATGCACCGGCTTTTGTTCCGCCGCCACCGGCTGACAGTGCTGGTGCCGGCGGCGCACCGGTGTGCCTATTCGGGACTGATCCTGCTCGGGGCGGCACTCGTGGGCGTAACGGTCATCGTGTTCGATGCGGTCGCCGGCGCCATCGTGGCGTTGATCGCGGGTGCTATCGCATTGTCTATGTTCGCGCTGTTCTGGCTGGCGGTGCCGTTGTTCATGCGGACGGGTGGGTTACAGCCGCCGGCGCCGTAG